The segment CCACATCTTGATGATACTTAAGTCATCGTAAATTCCATAAAAGACATGCGAAAAGACATTTTCATCGGTAACGGGACTGGATGCGCTGTAATCCAACAAGACCGCATCAAATCGATATCCCTTGTCGAACTTGCCTAGCTTGAGCCCTGTGATTGTTTCATAGTATCGGTAGCTGTTTCTGATTTCATCTTTAAGTTTTTTGAGCGTCATCGCCTGAGCGCTAGGTCCGCCTTTTGCCTTTTCGCTGTAGTACAGCTCCTGCCAGCTTTTTGCCACATCGGCGCCCAGCCCGTCCGTACCGACGACGACTGGAACCCCATACCTATTCAGCAGCTCATAGTCGACTGTTCCCACACCGTTGTTCTGATTGCTTCTGACATTGGCAACGACCGTGCATCCGCTTTCCTTTATGATCTTGGCATCTAGTTCTGTGATATGCACACAGTGTGCGAGCAAGCTATCTTTCACAAGCAGCCCATTCATTCTAAGCCGTTCAACCGGTGATAGCGCAAAGGCTGTCTGGTCTTCAAGGCTCTCTGCGATATGGCAGTGGATAGGCGCGGATGCGATACTCTCCACTATTTTTTTTAGGGTGCTGTCACCAAGTGTCATCGAGGCATGCAGTCCTAAAAACCCGCCGTACTTCGAAAGATGCATGCGGTTCTCTTCAATTGCGTGGCCTGTATCAAATCTATCACTCACTTCAAAACAAGTGGAACCGTGCAGCCCCATATCCTTTATGGCTTTCTCCACAGCCTTTGTAGACCCTAGGATCTCACCGCTTGCATGGTGGTCCATGACACCTACGACGCCCTTTAGCAGCAGCTCCTGGCCATGCGCTACCGCCGACCAGTACACATCCTCCAGGGTCAGATTCCGGTCGAGTCTCCACCAGACCTTTTGGAGCATCTCCCTAAAGCTCTTGGCATCGCTTTTAAAGTCAAATCCTCTTGCAAAGGAGGAATACATATGGGTGTGGAAGTTGATGAAACCAGGTAGAAGAAAACTTCCTTCACCGTCAATGCAGTTCTTGCAGGACTCAAAATCCTCCATCCTACCCACATCGACAATTTCTCCATGGTCAAAAATGAGGTAGCCGTGATCGATATAGGTCTCATAATCGTATAGCCTAATATTCGTCAGTGCGATCATTAAAATCACTCCTTACAAATTGTCCTTTGTTTTCAAACACGCGCCCGTCATCCATGACGACTTTGCCGCTGACCATGGTGCGGATCACAGCTCCCTTTAGCACCATGTCCTGATAGACCGAGTAGTCACTTGCCCCCATATGGGCTGAAACCACCGTGTGCTTTAGGGGATCAAAAAGGAACAAGTCGGCCCTATGGCCTTCTTTGATTTCTCCTTTGTCCTTTAGTCCGAAAACCGCCGCTACATTTTTGCTCATCTTGTCGATGATGCCTATTCCGAACTTGTTGTACATCAACAAGAAGCTATAGCTGATGCTGCCGATCCCCTTTGGAACCTTCGCCGCATCGCCGTACTTAAGCTTTTCTTCTTTTTTGAAGGGGCAGTGGTCGGTGCCGATCGTCGTCAAGAGGCTTATCCGCTTATTTAGCTTATCGCGTTCCTCTCTAGACCTAAGCGGCGGAGCAAGCAGGTAGAGCGCCCCCTGCTCCTC is part of the Fusibacter sp. A1 genome and harbors:
- a CDS encoding amidohydrolase family protein, producing the protein MIALTNIRLYDYETYIDHGYLIFDHGEIVDVGRMEDFESCKNCIDGEGSFLLPGFINFHTHMYSSFARGFDFKSDAKSFREMLQKVWWRLDRNLTLEDVYWSAVAHGQELLLKGVVGVMDHHASGEILGSTKAVEKAIKDMGLHGSTCFEVSDRFDTGHAIEENRMHLSKYGGFLGLHASMTLGDSTLKKIVESIASAPIHCHIAESLEDQTAFALSPVERLRMNGLLVKDSLLAHCVHITELDAKIIKESGCTVVANVRSNQNNGVGTVDYELLNRYGVPVVVGTDGLGADVAKSWQELYYSEKAKGGPSAQAMTLKKLKDEIRNSYRYYETITGLKLGKFDKGYRFDAVLLDYSASSPVTDENVFSHVFYGIYDDLSIIKMWNGGNLLVDHHKLVREQKIPKTIVGNLWQRIEAEHE